The following coding sequences lie in one Deinococcus misasensis DSM 22328 genomic window:
- a CDS encoding GntR family transcriptional regulator: MPAGFLKRNNINHETYLLLRKAILENQIAPGSKLVVQALAEQYQVSATPIKEALAALHHEGLVEAIPRRGYFIPELDAEDVREIYQLRAVVEGLAARLAALKHHKPTLKKLQKIMEHMSESEQLQDIALYSQTDIDLHQAIWEGSGHKRLIKTAETLRGQIQKVIAASSILPNRLTDGTHEHQRIVDAILHGHGEEAEQAMREHLEGAGELMYAHLSRK; encoded by the coding sequence ATGCCTGCCGGTTTTCTGAAGCGCAACAACATCAACCATGAAACCTACCTGCTGCTGCGCAAAGCCATTCTGGAAAACCAGATTGCGCCGGGCAGCAAACTGGTGGTGCAAGCCCTTGCAGAACAGTATCAGGTGTCTGCCACCCCCATCAAAGAAGCTCTGGCCGCCCTGCACCACGAAGGTCTGGTGGAGGCCATCCCCAGACGGGGATACTTCATTCCAGAGCTGGACGCCGAAGACGTGCGGGAAATTTACCAGCTCAGGGCAGTGGTGGAGGGGCTTGCTGCCAGATTGGCTGCCCTCAAACACCACAAACCCACCCTGAAAAAACTCCAGAAAATCATGGAGCACATGTCTGAATCTGAACAGTTGCAGGACATCGCTTTGTACAGCCAGACCGACATTGACCTCCATCAAGCCATCTGGGAAGGCAGTGGTCACAAGCGCCTGATCAAAACCGCAGAAACCCTGAGGGGCCAGATCCAGAAAGTCATTGCCGCTTCCAGCATCCTGCCCAACCGCCTGACCGATGGCACCCATGAACACCAGAGGATTGTGGACGCCATCCTGCACGGCCATGGCGAGGAAGCCGAACAAGCCATGAGGGAGCACCTTGAAGGGGCTGGAGAACTCATGTACGCACATCTTTCACGAAAGTAG
- a CDS encoding glycoside hydrolase family 13 protein — translation MSKSVHTPDWVKDAVFYQIYPDRFAKSSRVQKANNLQPWGDTPHPHKYQGGDLLGVVEHLDHLVELGVNAIYFCPIFQSASNHRYHTHDYFQVDPMLGGNEALKELLEEAHKRGIKVVLDGVFNHSSRGFFQFNDVLENGPSSAYVDWFHIHGWPLDPYGSGPANYEAWWGMKALPKFNTNTRAVREFLWDVAEYWIKFGVDGWRLDVPNEIDDDEFWREFRRRVKTVNPEAYIVGEIWGDATRWLQGDQFDAVMNYLFTRPAIGFFGSRSLDYEQVRGTGYEHIDTMDAPAFAGHMQHILTMYPKEVVLAQLNLLGSHDTPRYRTVTGGDETAYQMAVLFQMTYPGTPCIYYGDEVGLSGGKDPLCRGAFPWDRPDTWNLRALDYTKKVVKARHTYNALRRGDFRVLHAQGDVIVYERTQDGERAVVVINASQSEQQVPVDLNGEVLEVLGDVKLNLSGSITVPARTGYLLV, via the coding sequence ATGAGTAAGTCCGTTCACACCCCAGACTGGGTTAAAGACGCTGTCTTTTATCAGATCTATCCTGACCGATTCGCGAAGTCTTCTCGCGTGCAAAAAGCCAACAACCTGCAACCCTGGGGTGACACACCCCATCCCCACAAGTACCAGGGAGGAGATTTGCTCGGGGTGGTGGAGCATCTGGACCATCTGGTGGAACTCGGCGTGAACGCCATTTACTTCTGCCCGATTTTCCAGTCTGCAAGCAACCACCGATACCACACCCACGACTACTTTCAAGTGGATCCCATGCTGGGCGGCAATGAAGCCCTGAAAGAACTTCTCGAAGAAGCCCACAAACGGGGCATCAAAGTGGTGCTGGATGGGGTGTTCAACCACTCCAGCCGTGGTTTTTTCCAGTTCAACGATGTTCTGGAAAACGGCCCGAGCAGTGCTTACGTGGACTGGTTCCACATCCATGGCTGGCCTCTGGACCCTTACGGCAGTGGTCCGGCCAACTACGAGGCCTGGTGGGGCATGAAAGCGCTTCCGAAATTCAACACCAACACCAGAGCCGTCCGCGAATTCCTCTGGGATGTCGCCGAATACTGGATCAAATTCGGCGTGGACGGCTGGCGTCTGGATGTCCCCAACGAAATCGACGACGACGAGTTCTGGCGTGAGTTCCGTCGCCGCGTGAAAACCGTCAATCCAGAAGCCTACATCGTCGGCGAAATCTGGGGCGATGCCACCCGCTGGCTGCAAGGCGACCAGTTCGACGCCGTGATGAACTACCTGTTCACCCGTCCGGCCATTGGTTTCTTTGGTTCACGCAGTCTCGACTACGAACAGGTGCGTGGCACCGGCTACGAGCACATCGACACCATGGATGCCCCTGCCTTTGCGGGCCACATGCAGCACATCCTGACCATGTATCCCAAAGAGGTGGTGCTGGCTCAGCTCAACCTGCTCGGTTCCCATGACACCCCCCGTTACCGCACTGTCACAGGTGGTGATGAAACGGCTTACCAGATGGCGGTGTTGTTTCAGATGACCTATCCTGGTACCCCTTGCATCTATTACGGCGACGAAGTGGGCCTCTCTGGAGGCAAAGATCCTCTGTGCCGTGGTGCTTTCCCTTGGGACAGACCGGACACTTGGAACCTGAGGGCACTGGATTACACCAAAAAAGTGGTCAAGGCCCGCCACACTTACAATGCTCTCAGACGTGGAGACTTCCGGGTGCTGCATGCTCAGGGCGATGTGATCGTTTACGAACGCACACAGGACGGCGAACGTGCAGTGGTCGTCATCAACGCCAGCCAGAGTGAACAACAGGTCCCTGTGGACCTGAATGGCGAAGTCCTCGAAGTGCTCGGAGATGTGAAGCTGAACCTCTCGGGCAGCATCACGGTGCCCGCCCGCACAGGCTATTTGCTGGTTTAA
- the metG gene encoding methionine--tRNA ligase has translation MDKFYVTTPIYYVNGEPHMGHAYATTVADTLARYHRLAGWDTYFLTGTDEHGEKVSKAAKARGLDPQSFTDMVSSKFREAWTVLGAQPDDFIRTTEARHKRVVQHILQSVYDAGDIYYAEYEGLYSVGQERFVTEKELVDGKLPEDPGPPELRREANYFFRMEKYRDWLVKHIEENPDFIQPTGYRNEVLGMLREPIGDLSISRPKSRVPWGIELPWDTDHVTYVWFDALINYMSALGYSEGEKYQKFWPVAWHVIGKDILKPHAVFWPTMLKSMGVPIYQRLNVSGYLLGADGRKMSKSLGNGVDPLEAADKFGRETLRYALLREISFGVDGIISNEIIESRMNSDLANDLGNLLSRSIGMVQKYREGVVPQVHPESLTEREKGIAARATALPAEVLALVRELKIQKALEFSMEFVQDLNRYIAEQKPWTLFKEGQHGRLDTVLYTIVEGLRVSSVLLEPVMPEKMKALRAQIGLPDSHYTLEGAWGLYPTGTALVGGEVLFPKLEQRLKEKEQAAQEAPKVEAVQEVKEEKFETLPEISIDEFAKVDLRIVEVIHAETVEKADKLLKLTVKLGNETRTVVSGIRKWFAPEQLIGRKVVLVANLKPAKLRGIVSQGMILAAENDKGELDLLGTGLDMPSGTQVR, from the coding sequence ATGGACAAGTTCTACGTCACGACGCCCATTTACTATGTGAACGGCGAGCCGCACATGGGGCATGCGTATGCCACCACCGTGGCAGACACGCTGGCACGTTACCACCGTCTGGCCGGATGGGACACCTACTTCCTGACCGGCACCGATGAACACGGGGAAAAAGTCTCCAAGGCCGCCAAAGCCAGAGGCCTCGATCCCCAGAGCTTCACCGACATGGTGTCCAGCAAGTTCCGTGAAGCCTGGACGGTGCTCGGGGCGCAACCCGACGATTTCATCCGCACCACAGAAGCCCGTCACAAGCGGGTGGTGCAGCACATCCTGCAATCGGTTTACGACGCTGGAGACATCTACTACGCCGAATACGAGGGTCTGTACTCGGTGGGTCAGGAGCGCTTTGTCACAGAGAAAGAACTGGTGGATGGCAAACTTCCCGAGGATCCCGGTCCACCCGAGTTGCGCCGTGAAGCCAATTACTTCTTCCGCATGGAGAAATACCGCGATTGGCTGGTCAAGCACATCGAGGAAAACCCCGATTTCATTCAACCCACCGGTTACCGCAACGAAGTGCTGGGGATGCTGCGCGAGCCCATCGGGGACCTGTCCATCTCCCGTCCAAAATCCCGTGTGCCGTGGGGCATCGAGCTTCCATGGGACACCGACCACGTGACCTATGTGTGGTTCGATGCGCTGATCAACTACATGTCTGCTCTGGGTTACTCCGAGGGGGAAAAATACCAGAAGTTCTGGCCTGTGGCGTGGCACGTGATTGGCAAGGACATCCTGAAGCCCCACGCGGTGTTCTGGCCCACCATGCTGAAAAGCATGGGCGTGCCCATCTACCAGAGACTGAATGTGTCTGGTTACCTGCTGGGTGCCGATGGCCGCAAAATGAGCAAATCGCTGGGCAACGGCGTGGACCCTCTGGAAGCCGCAGACAAGTTTGGCAGAGAAACCCTGCGTTACGCCCTGCTGCGTGAAATTTCTTTCGGGGTGGATGGCATCATCTCCAACGAGATCATCGAGTCCCGCATGAACAGCGACCTCGCCAATGACCTCGGGAACCTGCTGTCCCGTTCCATCGGGATGGTGCAGAAGTACCGCGAAGGTGTGGTGCCTCAGGTGCATCCAGAGTCCCTGACCGAGCGCGAAAAAGGCATTGCTGCACGCGCCACGGCCCTGCCTGCTGAAGTGCTGGCTCTGGTTCGTGAACTGAAAATCCAGAAAGCGCTGGAGTTCAGCATGGAATTTGTGCAGGACCTGAACCGCTACATTGCAGAGCAAAAACCATGGACTCTGTTCAAAGAGGGGCAGCATGGGCGTCTGGACACCGTGCTTTACACCATCGTGGAAGGCCTCAGGGTCTCCAGCGTCCTGCTTGAACCTGTGATGCCCGAGAAAATGAAAGCCCTGCGTGCCCAGATCGGGCTGCCAGACAGCCATTACACCCTGGAAGGTGCATGGGGACTGTACCCTACTGGAACCGCTCTGGTGGGTGGAGAAGTCCTGTTCCCCAAACTGGAACAACGCCTCAAGGAAAAAGAGCAGGCCGCTCAGGAGGCCCCCAAAGTGGAAGCCGTGCAAGAAGTCAAAGAAGAAAAATTTGAAACCCTTCCCGAGATCAGCATCGATGAGTTCGCCAAAGTGGACCTGCGCATCGTGGAAGTCATCCATGCCGAAACCGTCGAGAAAGCCGACAAACTCCTCAAACTGACTGTGAAACTGGGCAACGAGACCCGCACGGTGGTTTCTGGCATCCGCAAATGGTTCGCTCCAGAGCAACTGATCGGACGCAAAGTGGTGCTGGTGGCCAACCTGAAACCCGCCAAACTGCGCGGCATCGTCTCTCAGGGCATGATTCTGGCTGCCGAAAACGACAAAGGCGAGCTGGACCTGCTGGGCACCGGGCTGGACATGCCCTCTGGCACCCAAGTCCGCTGA
- a CDS encoding Bax inhibitor-1/YccA family protein, with product MYSLTQSQAVTLRNFLGRTFSWMTAGLVMTAITAYSAASSEGLYAFVRSNYLMLVLLQLGLVFGLGFLINRINGATAGVLFSLYSVLTGLTLSGIFFRYAGSDITLAFVTAAGMFGAMAVIGYTTKMDLSRFGTILFMGVIGLVIASIANIWIGGSAFSMAIAVVGVIIFCALTAYDMQKLKEMALSGGPGLTQSDMGEKMAVFGALTLYLDFINIFLFLLRLFGGGRSND from the coding sequence ATGACAGCAGGTCTGGTGATGACCGCCATCACCGCTTACTCGGCAGCTTCCAGTGAGGGTCTGTATGCTTTTGTGCGCAGCAACTACCTGATGCTGGTCCTGCTCCAGCTCGGTCTGGTCTTCGGTCTGGGCTTCCTGATCAACCGCATCAATGGAGCCACCGCAGGCGTCCTGTTCTCACTGTACTCGGTGCTGACCGGACTGACCCTCTCCGGAATCTTCTTCCGCTATGCAGGCTCTGACATCACTCTGGCTTTCGTGACTGCCGCAGGCATGTTCGGAGCCATGGCCGTCATCGGTTACACCACCAAAATGGACCTGAGCCGCTTCGGCACCATCCTGTTCATGGGTGTGATCGGACTGGTCATCGCCAGCATCGCCAACATCTGGATTGGTGGAAGCGCCTTCAGCATGGCCATTGCCGTGGTCGGTGTGATCATTTTCTGTGCCCTGACCGCCTACGACATGCAGAAACTCAAAGAAATGGCCCTCTCTGGTGGCCCCGGCCTCACTCAGAGCGACATGGGTGAAAAAATGGCCGTCTTTGGTGCCCTGACCCTGTACCTCGACTTCATCAACATCTTTCTGTTCCTGCTTCGCCTGTTCGGTGGCGGACGCAGCAACGACTGA